The genomic region CCCTACTACCCTTTTCGGTCTAAAACGGGATTTCGTCGTCCATGTCGTCGTCACTGTCGTTGAAACTGGGAGCTGTCGGACGGGGGGTGGGGGGCGGTGGTGCTGCCGGACGGGAGGGCTGCGATCGCTCCACCGGGGGTTCCGGGCGGCGCGATTCCATGCTCACCAAGTTACTCGGTGCGGGCGATCGCGCGGCGGTGGGAGCGGGGGCGGTTTGGGAGGCGCTACCGTCGAGGCGATGAACCCGTTGCACGGTCAGTTCGGCGCGTTTCTCCTTATAGCCCTGGGGCATTTCCCGGGTTTCCATTTTGAGGCGCCCTTCGAGGACGACGCGATCGCCGAGTTTGAAGTCGTTGTGGATTTCCT from Oxynema aestuarii AP17 harbors:
- a CDS encoding single-stranded DNA-binding protein, with amino-acid sequence MNSCILMAEIIEAPQLRYTNDNLAIAEMLVQFPALRSDDPPETLKVVGWGNRAEEIHNDFKLGDRVVLEGRLKMETREMPQGYKEKRAELTVQRVHRLDGSASQTAPAPTAARSPAPSNLVSMESRRPEPPVERSQPSRPAAPPPPTPRPTAPSFNDSDDDMDDEIPF